One window of Papaver somniferum cultivar HN1 chromosome 9, ASM357369v1, whole genome shotgun sequence genomic DNA carries:
- the LOC113313974 gene encoding RNA-binding protein cabeza-like, with product MGLLAKAILCFLLIHLSLSSGSGYEQGNENNIQGEGLMVRINRRLSRGGGGGGSGGGGRSSSSSSSSSNNGRSGSGVASNKTPTPNTSTNKNNNGGGGGAATVPLVTGGVIGAGAVGRNNNHNRNRTSSASPIDYNSNKIGLLAPLIVGLLLAV from the exons ATGGGTCTATTAGCTAAAGCAATTTTGTGCTTCCTTCTGATTCATCTTTCATTGTCGTCTGGTTCAG GTTATGAGCAGGGAAATGAAAACAATATACAAGGAGAAGGACTGATGGTTAGGATTAACAGACGACTAAGCCGAGGTGGGGGCGGTGGTGgtagcggtggtggtggtcgatcatcatcgtcgtcgtcttcatcatctaatAATGGTAGAAGTGGTAGTGGGGTGGCTTCCAATAAGACACCTACACCTAACACTTCAActaataaaaacaataatggagGAGGAGGGGGGGCTGCCACGGTTCCTTTGGTCACTGGCGGGGTAATTGGAGCTGGTGCGGTTGGCCGCAACAACAATCACAATCGCAATCGAACTTCGTCTGCATCTCCGATCGACTACAACAGCAACAAGATTGGTTTATTAGCTCCGTTGATAGTTGGTCTCTTGTTAGCGGTATAG
- the LOC113313589 gene encoding uncharacterized protein LOC113313589 isoform X2, translated as MRTRFLNVDYFSFSSEKTLINFFSIPVPKISNTLFDTKSQAEAENFCFDSVLDIDFEIEPFQIDKPLSLFLNEVLPHNIDDVPDRDVISSNSNSYFDEQRNSQSQDLNRFQQVSVEEKDKGNFKVIPFETPELDIVAVLKHGDDLVLPDRVLETEMTLDLSPVIPYPSTLSESTYLDLSPVIPYPCTLSESINLVEDITLDFQIDEKRSYVVEDVQDRNDPCTRNLPVQEVNDCELKVHSNLLESFGFQQRTVRDEQLLVSDGKLEHGTTIICMRQPTEVSMGGDSRRTCKHSISKHYSYNILGNLFYFFLAVTSWRKYIGNCNTTKVHKIGKSVLYGDSGLCSLIDSIRIELTQFIASRELVDGRILLEDVAREASMIYCRTGSKEGYSAIIGGFEGNLTPGFIWRVNTSHYWRESNEWACIGSGRMYAEMYTSTFNPSLHKVLVDETFDKSMFTATVNDFCTGGMMTVASISETNDIQKVIYRTRTIAQLMDKYGIHFDEASWEWIQTTCSPRLKPIYLNGLGVSSSIRSCVMIGLRLDEAVLLFRDEGLRVGCHARYADGYQIMLIVNYLGLAGFGPDYLFSEIVNYIKLLIAEQKTDKKRRYLEFYASKIVSLLESHRFDRDTHPVYLVGGFDQPWQYLPSKSSLWCVTKAGCYPVDRWSHGCPYAEYTVATKFSSSLSTRDAEDVGYLALNNIYANCITIVVPQAANRKRKNSQVQQNFKKARISQKDVTKEQKTNISVARKWDTQNTGSTGNSNTVASAQGDMIEDAAVASVSQDTLLSKHHMKEDRSMSKHLLPPLHSDLKVHKPTQVKEKGVGHIHLKPLSKSDGTGDQANTAVAPGKSCCSPVSKSTETQSSYPVHERRLHIGNENTKVVNQRARASCSSDTRKKALPIAPESFRNDIQHNISGSQDHPSSLLQQKFKSSSLKCVNPRLPVSSIAPIRSNKSITSTKNDKSPSNILKRTPDNPCLKVSGPMISRKDPPHSNVPREIKSLSPRVGNPRVSINATSEIVHSFGLQKYGLSSPSLKRKNIEGSDADPAISYPFKRFAESSNESRKPTEASESHRNSEPESHRNTIY; from the exons atcaatttctTTTCAATACCAgtccctaaaatatctaatacCCTCTTTGATACAAAATCACAAGCAGAAGCAGAAAATTTCTGTTTCGATTCTGTTTTAGATATCGATTTTGAAATTGAACCATTTCAAATCGATAAACCTCTTTCTTTGTTCTTAAATGAAGTTCTTCCTCACAATATTGATGATGTTCCAGACAGGGATGTTATTAGTAGTAACTCAAATTCTTATTTCGACGAACAAAGAAATTCTCAATCTCAAGATCTAAATCGATTTCAACAG GTCTCTGTTGAAGAAAAGGATAAAGGAAACTTTAAAGTCATTCCGTTTGAGACTCCGGAGTTGGATATTGTTGCTGTTTTGAAACATGGGGATGATTTAGTTCTCCCTGATCGTGTCCTAGAGACGGAAATGACTCTG GACCTTAGCCCCGTGATTCCATACCCTTCCACTCTATCAGAGTCTACCTATTTG GACCTTAGCCCCGTGATTCCATACCCTTGCACCCTGTCAGAGTCCATCAATTTGGTGGAAGACATAACCCTAGACTTCCAAATAGATGAGAAAAGGTCTTATGTTGTTGAAGATGTTCAGGACAGAAATGATCCCTGTACCAGGAATTTACCGGTTCAGGAAGTGAATGATTGCGAATTGAAAGTTCACTCAAATCTGCTAGAAAGCTTTGGATTCCAACAGCGGACCGTAAGAGATGAACAG ttgcTGGTTAGTGATGGTAAACTTGAACATGGGACTACTATTATATGCATGCGTCAACCTACGGAAGTCTCTATGGGTGGTGACTCGCGCCGAACTTGCAAGCATTCAATCAGTAAGCATTATTCTTATAATATTTTGGGCAACTTGTTTTACTTTTTTCTAGCCGTTACTAGTTGGCGCAAATATATAGGTAATTGTAACACTACCAAAGTCCATAAGATTGGGAAGAGTGTCCTGTATGGAGATAGTGGATTGTGCTCACTAATAGATAGCATCAGAATAGAGCTGACGCAGTTTATAGCTTCTAGAGAGCTAGTTGATGGTCGAATATTGCTAGAAGATGTGGCCCGTGAAGCAAGCATGATCTATTGCAGAACTGGGAGCAAAGAGGGTTATAGTGCAATTATAGGAGGGTTTGAAGGCAACCTTACACCTGGTTTTATATGGAGGGTTAATACATCACATTATTGGCGGGAGTCAAATGAATGGGCCTGTATAGGAAGTGGAAGGATGTATGCAGAAATGTATACATCAACTTTCAATCCATCATTGCATAAGGTTTTAGTAGATGAAACATTTGACAAATCTATGTTCACGGCGACGGTGAATGATTTTTGTACTGGTGGGATGATGACAG TGGCCTCAATATCTGAGACAAATGACATTCAAAAAGTCATTTACAGAACGCGGACAATAGCACAACTGATGGATAAATACGGTATTCACTTTGATGAAGCTTCGTGGGAGTGGATTCAGACTACTTGCTCACCTCGTCTCAAACCT ATATATCTGAATGGACTTGGAGTTAGTTCGAGTATACGCTCGTGTGTTATGATTGGATTGCGGCTAGATGAAGCTGTACTTCTCTTCAGAGATGAGGGGTTAAGGGTTGGCTGCCATGCAC GTTATGCAGATGGATATCAAATTATGTTGATAGTCAACTATTTAGGCCTTGCTGGCTTTGGGCCTGATTATTTATTTTCTGAAATTGTCAACTACATCAAGCTGCTAATAGCCGAGCAGAAAACTGATAAGAAAAGACGATATTTAGAGTTTTATGCTAGTAAGATAGTCAGCTTGTTGGAATCGCACCGCTTTGACCGAGATACTCATCCTGTATATCTCGTCGGTGGTTTTGATCAACCATGGCAATACTTACCTTCCAAATCATCTCTTTGGTGTGTAACAAAAGCTGGCTGTTACCCTGTTGACAGATGGAGCCATGGCTGTCCCTATGCAGAATACACTGTAGCGACGAAATTTAGTTCCAGTCTTTCGACTAGGGATGCGGAAGATGTGGGATACCTTGCGTTGAATAATATTTATGCGAATT GTATTACCATTGTGGTACCACAAGCAGCTAACAGAAAACGCAAGAACTCTCAGGTGCAACAGAATTTTAAGAAGGCCAGAATCAGCCAAAAGGACGTCACAAAGGAACAGAAAACTAACATATCGGTTGCTCGAAAGTGGGATACCCAAAATACTGGTTCAACTGGGAATTCAAATACTGTTGCTTCTGCACAAGGTGATATGATCGAAGATGCTGCTGTTGCAAGTGTCTCACAGGATACACTCCTCAGCAAACACCATATGAAAGAAGACAGAAGTATGTCAAAGCATCTATTGCCACCTCTGCATAG TGACCTCAAAGTTCATAAGCCTACTCAAGTGAAAGAAAAGGGTGTTGGGCATATTCACTTGAAGCCTCTCAGCAAATCAGATGGAACTGGCGATCAAGCAAATACAGCAGTAGCTCCAGGAAAAAGTTGTTGTTCCCCTGTCAGCAAAAGCACCGAAACCCAGAGTTCATATCCTGTGCATGAAAGGAG GCTGCATATTGGTAACGAGAACACTAAAGTTGTGAATCAGAGGGCTAGAGCTTCTTGTTCATCTGACACAAGAAAAAAAGCTCTACCTATTGCACCAGAAAGTTTTAGGAACGATATTCAACATAATATATCTGG TTCCCAAGATCATCCCTCCAGcttactccagcagaaatttaaaTCTAGCTCTCTAAAATGCGTAAATCCTAGACTTCCAGTATCAAGCATTGCACCTATTAGAAGCAACAAAAGCATTACTTCTACAAAAAATGATaaatctccttcaaatattctgaAGAGGACACCTGATAATCCTTGCTTGAAAGTTTCTGG GCCTATGATATCCAGGAAGGATCCACCACATTCCAATGTTCCAAGAGAAATAAAGTCATTAAGTCCCAGAGTAGGAAACCCAAGAGTGAGCATAAATGCAACCTCTGAGATCGTTCATTCTTTTGGTCTACAGAAGTATGGGTTGTCAAGCCCATCTTTGAAGCGAAAGAACATTGAG GGATCCGATGCAGATCCAGCGATTTCATATCCGTTTAAACGTTTTGCTGAGTCATCTAATGAGAGCAG GAAACCTACCGAGGCTTCTGAAAGTCATAGAAATTCTGAACCAGAAAGTCATAGAAATACTATTTACTGA
- the LOC113313235 gene encoding ribonuclease H2 subunit A-like, with protein sequence MGSEDVPSKPLPKWASEPCLMGIDEAGRGPVLGPMVYGCLYCPISYQNTLSTLSFADSKTLKEEKREELFESLKLDESIGWLADVIDPRELSAKMLRKIKVNLNEISHNSAMGLVTAVLDLGVFLTEVYVDTVGDPEKYRIKLSERFPGIKFVVAKKADSLYPVVSGASIVAKVTRDRAVRDWVLDETAENINRNFGSGYPGDPETKTWLKDHQHPVFGFPALVRFSWGTCTPYFKDMVEVSWEADKTDEDGDTNGKRQLKLSSMGFTGAKRKIEEIESSGKGRCIFFQARKLELCSKF encoded by the exons ATGGGTTCAGAAGATGTTCCGTCGAAGCCTCTCCCAAAATGGGCTTCAGAGCCATGTCTTATGGGGATAGATGAAGCTGGAAGAGGTCCTGTTCTAG GTCCCATGGTTTATGGATGCTTATATTGTCCAATCTCCTATCAGAATACTCTATCCACCTTGAGTTTTGCAG ATTCAAAGACCCTAAAAGAGGAGAAGAGGGAAGAACTTTTCGAAAGCCTAAAGTTAGATGAGTCTATTGGATGGCTTGCTGATGTCATAGATCCAAGGGAACTCTCAGCTAAAATGCTAAGAAA AATCAAGGTTAACTTGAATGAAATATCACACAATTCTGCCATGGGCCTTGTCACTGCGGTTCTTGACTTGGGTGTTTTTCTAACCGAG GTGTATGTGGATACTGTTGGAGATCCAGAGAAATACAGAATAAAGTTATCTGAAAGATTTCCAGGTATCAAGTTCGTGGTTGCAAAGAAAGCTGATAGTCTTTATCCGGTAGTTAGTGGAGCGAGCATAGTCGCAAAG GTAACAAGGGACCGAGCCGTGCGTGATTGGGTACTTGATGAAACAGCAGAGAACATTAATAGAAATTTCGGATCTGGATACCCTGGAG ATCCCGAAACTAAAACATGGCTGAAAGATCACCAACACCCAGTATTTGGATTCCCAGCCTTGGTCCGCTTCAGTTGGGGAACATGCACGCCTTACTTCAAGGACATGGTCGAAGTGTCATG ggaAGCGGACAAAACCGATGAAGATGGTGATACGAATGGGAAGCGCCAACTTAAGTTAAGTAGTATGGGTTTCACAGGAGCCAAAAGGAAGATCGAGGAAATTGAATCAAGTGGTAAAGGCCGGTGCATATTCTTTCAGGCACGCAAACTTGAACTGTGCTCTAAGTTCTGA
- the LOC113313589 gene encoding uncharacterized protein LOC113313589 isoform X1: MRTRFLNVDYFSFSSEKTLINFFSIPVPKISNTLFDTKSQAEAENFCFDSVLDIDFEIEPFQIDKPLSLFLNEVLPHNIDDVPDRDVISSNSNSYFDEQRNSQSQDLNRFQQVSVEEKDKGNFKVIPFETPELDIVAVLKHGDDLVLPDRVLETEMTLDLSPVIPYPSTLSESTYLDLSPVIPYPCTLSESINLVEDITLDFQIDEKRSYVVEDVQDRNDPCTRNLPVQEVNDCELKVHSNLLESFGFQQRTVRDEQLLVSDGKLEHGTTIICMRQPTEVSMGGDSRRTCKHSISNCNTTKVHKIGKSVLYGDSGLCSLIDSIRIELTQFIASRELVDGRILLEDVAREASMIYCRTGSKEGYSAIIGGFEGNLTPGFIWRVNTSHYWRESNEWACIGSGRMYAEMYTSTFNPSLHKVLVDETFDKSMFTATVNDFCTGGMMTVASISETNDIQKVIYRTRTIAQLMDKYGIHFDEASWEWIQTTCSPRLKPIYLNGLGVSSSIRSCVMIGLRLDEAVLLFRDEGLRVGCHARYADGYQIMLIVNYLGLAGFGPDYLFSEIVNYIKLLIAEQKTDKKRRYLEFYASKIVSLLESHRFDRDTHPVYLVGGFDQPWQYLPSKSSLWCVTKAGCYPVDRWSHGCPYAEYTVATKFSSSLSTRDAEDVGYLALNNIYANCITIVVPQAANRKRKNSQVQQNFKKARISQKDVTKEQKTNISVARKWDTQNTGSTGNSNTVASAQGDMIEDAAVASVSQDTLLSKHHMKEDRSMSKHLLPPLHSDLKVHKPTQVKEKGVGHIHLKPLSKSDGTGDQANTAVAPGKSCCSPVSKSTETQSSYPVHERRLHIGNENTKVVNQRARASCSSDTRKKALPIAPESFRNDIQHNISGSQDHPSSLLQQKFKSSSLKCVNPRLPVSSIAPIRSNKSITSTKNDKSPSNILKRTPDNPCLKVSGPMISRKDPPHSNVPREIKSLSPRVGNPRVSINATSEIVHSFGLQKYGLSSPSLKRKNIEIQRFHIRLNVLLSHLMRAGNLPRLLKVIEILNQKVIEILFTESVCGE; the protein is encoded by the exons atcaatttctTTTCAATACCAgtccctaaaatatctaatacCCTCTTTGATACAAAATCACAAGCAGAAGCAGAAAATTTCTGTTTCGATTCTGTTTTAGATATCGATTTTGAAATTGAACCATTTCAAATCGATAAACCTCTTTCTTTGTTCTTAAATGAAGTTCTTCCTCACAATATTGATGATGTTCCAGACAGGGATGTTATTAGTAGTAACTCAAATTCTTATTTCGACGAACAAAGAAATTCTCAATCTCAAGATCTAAATCGATTTCAACAG GTCTCTGTTGAAGAAAAGGATAAAGGAAACTTTAAAGTCATTCCGTTTGAGACTCCGGAGTTGGATATTGTTGCTGTTTTGAAACATGGGGATGATTTAGTTCTCCCTGATCGTGTCCTAGAGACGGAAATGACTCTG GACCTTAGCCCCGTGATTCCATACCCTTCCACTCTATCAGAGTCTACCTATTTG GACCTTAGCCCCGTGATTCCATACCCTTGCACCCTGTCAGAGTCCATCAATTTGGTGGAAGACATAACCCTAGACTTCCAAATAGATGAGAAAAGGTCTTATGTTGTTGAAGATGTTCAGGACAGAAATGATCCCTGTACCAGGAATTTACCGGTTCAGGAAGTGAATGATTGCGAATTGAAAGTTCACTCAAATCTGCTAGAAAGCTTTGGATTCCAACAGCGGACCGTAAGAGATGAACAG ttgcTGGTTAGTGATGGTAAACTTGAACATGGGACTACTATTATATGCATGCGTCAACCTACGGAAGTCTCTATGGGTGGTGACTCGCGCCGAACTTGCAAGCATTCAATCA GTAATTGTAACACTACCAAAGTCCATAAGATTGGGAAGAGTGTCCTGTATGGAGATAGTGGATTGTGCTCACTAATAGATAGCATCAGAATAGAGCTGACGCAGTTTATAGCTTCTAGAGAGCTAGTTGATGGTCGAATATTGCTAGAAGATGTGGCCCGTGAAGCAAGCATGATCTATTGCAGAACTGGGAGCAAAGAGGGTTATAGTGCAATTATAGGAGGGTTTGAAGGCAACCTTACACCTGGTTTTATATGGAGGGTTAATACATCACATTATTGGCGGGAGTCAAATGAATGGGCCTGTATAGGAAGTGGAAGGATGTATGCAGAAATGTATACATCAACTTTCAATCCATCATTGCATAAGGTTTTAGTAGATGAAACATTTGACAAATCTATGTTCACGGCGACGGTGAATGATTTTTGTACTGGTGGGATGATGACAG TGGCCTCAATATCTGAGACAAATGACATTCAAAAAGTCATTTACAGAACGCGGACAATAGCACAACTGATGGATAAATACGGTATTCACTTTGATGAAGCTTCGTGGGAGTGGATTCAGACTACTTGCTCACCTCGTCTCAAACCT ATATATCTGAATGGACTTGGAGTTAGTTCGAGTATACGCTCGTGTGTTATGATTGGATTGCGGCTAGATGAAGCTGTACTTCTCTTCAGAGATGAGGGGTTAAGGGTTGGCTGCCATGCAC GTTATGCAGATGGATATCAAATTATGTTGATAGTCAACTATTTAGGCCTTGCTGGCTTTGGGCCTGATTATTTATTTTCTGAAATTGTCAACTACATCAAGCTGCTAATAGCCGAGCAGAAAACTGATAAGAAAAGACGATATTTAGAGTTTTATGCTAGTAAGATAGTCAGCTTGTTGGAATCGCACCGCTTTGACCGAGATACTCATCCTGTATATCTCGTCGGTGGTTTTGATCAACCATGGCAATACTTACCTTCCAAATCATCTCTTTGGTGTGTAACAAAAGCTGGCTGTTACCCTGTTGACAGATGGAGCCATGGCTGTCCCTATGCAGAATACACTGTAGCGACGAAATTTAGTTCCAGTCTTTCGACTAGGGATGCGGAAGATGTGGGATACCTTGCGTTGAATAATATTTATGCGAATT GTATTACCATTGTGGTACCACAAGCAGCTAACAGAAAACGCAAGAACTCTCAGGTGCAACAGAATTTTAAGAAGGCCAGAATCAGCCAAAAGGACGTCACAAAGGAACAGAAAACTAACATATCGGTTGCTCGAAAGTGGGATACCCAAAATACTGGTTCAACTGGGAATTCAAATACTGTTGCTTCTGCACAAGGTGATATGATCGAAGATGCTGCTGTTGCAAGTGTCTCACAGGATACACTCCTCAGCAAACACCATATGAAAGAAGACAGAAGTATGTCAAAGCATCTATTGCCACCTCTGCATAG TGACCTCAAAGTTCATAAGCCTACTCAAGTGAAAGAAAAGGGTGTTGGGCATATTCACTTGAAGCCTCTCAGCAAATCAGATGGAACTGGCGATCAAGCAAATACAGCAGTAGCTCCAGGAAAAAGTTGTTGTTCCCCTGTCAGCAAAAGCACCGAAACCCAGAGTTCATATCCTGTGCATGAAAGGAG GCTGCATATTGGTAACGAGAACACTAAAGTTGTGAATCAGAGGGCTAGAGCTTCTTGTTCATCTGACACAAGAAAAAAAGCTCTACCTATTGCACCAGAAAGTTTTAGGAACGATATTCAACATAATATATCTGG TTCCCAAGATCATCCCTCCAGcttactccagcagaaatttaaaTCTAGCTCTCTAAAATGCGTAAATCCTAGACTTCCAGTATCAAGCATTGCACCTATTAGAAGCAACAAAAGCATTACTTCTACAAAAAATGATaaatctccttcaaatattctgaAGAGGACACCTGATAATCCTTGCTTGAAAGTTTCTGG GCCTATGATATCCAGGAAGGATCCACCACATTCCAATGTTCCAAGAGAAATAAAGTCATTAAGTCCCAGAGTAGGAAACCCAAGAGTGAGCATAAATGCAACCTCTGAGATCGTTCATTCTTTTGGTCTACAGAAGTATGGGTTGTCAAGCCCATCTTTGAAGCGAAAGAACATTGAG ATCCAGCGATTTCATATCCGTTTAAACGTTTTGCTGAGTCATCTAATGAGAGCAG GAAACCTACCGAGGCTTCTGAAAGTCATAGAAATTCTGAACCAGAAAGTCATAGAAATACTATTTACTGAATCAGTGTGTGGTGAATGA
- the LOC113313769 gene encoding uncharacterized protein LOC113313769 gives MGNCVPKPNKSLSEIAPSDFITDTTVRLYGSASSTLISFLRIALQYKSVAVKFVPSENYGLGNSNPILQYGTDTVTGSPETLFRYIEGKFPKPKLFDEFEEDGIEFDGNQGGIAVVVKIQHKCMLYYIENLVKWVEDLNVRGGGNGGRAVVDVSMGSPVMEVRKFGRSYSQLLELMLEHAQMEERILFPVFEKADRGLSKAANEEHARDFPIMNGIKETIKSIGVLDPGNPVYQEQLISLSSKLKTLQEHCEEHFEEEESQLLPLLEATEISGEQQDQMVEQCLEVMEGTHSHLFHFLISGLLPREAILYLSLITKCTTASNAERVNSMLRTLMTRIDSTVCPSSNRKPSQHLLAKYRGTPTTPSIEDGQMEKSDSYKQHDDVYRV, from the exons ATGGGAAATTGTGTACCAAAACCTAATAAATCACTATCCGAAATAGCGCCTTCCGATTTCATTACTGATACTACAGTTAGATTATATGGATCTGCATCAAGTACGTTAATCTCATTCTTAAGAATAGCACTTCAGTATAAATCAGTAGCTGTGAAATTTGTTCCATCAGAAAACTATGGATTAGGGAATAGCAATCCTATTTTACAGTATGGTACTGATACGGTAACTGGTTCTCCGGAAACGTTGTTTCGTTATATTGAAGGGAAATTCCCTAAACCAAAGTTATTTGATGAATTTGAGGAGGATGGGATTGAATTTGATGGGAATCAAGGGGGGATTGCTGTGGTTGTTAAGATTCAACATAAGTGTATGTTGTATTATATTGAGAATTTAGTGAAatgggttgaggatttgaatgtCAGAGGAGGGGGTAATGGTGGGAGAGCTGTTGTTGATGTTTCTATGGGTAGTCCTGTTATGGAAGTGAGAAAATTTGGGAGAAGTTACTCTCAGTTGTTGGAATTGATGCTGGAGCATGCTCAAATGGAGGAGAGGATTCTTTTCCCTGTGTTCGAAAAGGCTGATAGAG GATTATCTAAAGCTGCCAATGAGGAGCATGCTAGAGACTTTCCTATTATGAATGGGATCAAAGAAACAATCAAATCCATTGGAGTTTTAGATCCTGGGAATCCTGTTTACCAGGAACAATTAATCAGTCTTTCGTCTAAGCTGAAAACATTACAG GAACATTGTGAAGAGCACTTTGAGGAGGAAGAAAGCCAGTTGTTGCCACTTTTAGAGGCAACAGAAATTAGTGGAGAACAGCAGGATCAAATGGTAGAGCAATGCCTGGAAGTAATGGAGGGTACTCACTCTCATCTCTTTCACTTCCTAATCTCAGGTCTCCTTCCCCGGGAAGCCATTCTATACCTCAGCTTGATCACAAAATGCACTACAGCAAGTAATGCAGAACGAGTCAACTCAATGCTCCGCACTTTGATGACTCGTATAGATAGCACTGTATGTCCATCTTCTAACCGTAAACCCTCACAACATCTTCTAGCTAAGTACAGAGGTACCCCAACAACACCCTCAATTGAAGATGGTCAGATGGAAAAGTCTGACAGCTACAAGCAGCATGATGATGTTTATAGAGTATAA